A DNA window from Microcystis aeruginosa NIES-843 contains the following coding sequences:
- a CDS encoding efflux RND transporter periplasmic adaptor subunit: MKGKTFVKPNQKLMIGLIVLGTGLLGITTFYSLSQVAPKPETKTPVIASPTPQKITALGRIEPRTEIISISAPMLLDSDRVKQLLVDEGDSVKTGQIIAILESRERLEDNLRQAQEQVKVATAKLEQVKAGAKVGEIDANAANVRKIEAQWLGDQATQRTTIQRLTAQLEGDRAAQKATIAKLEAEYRNAKAEFDRYEKLYQEGAISASSFDSKRLNLETSNQQLTEAKVTLERIESTGKQQIEEAKTTLARIESTGQQQIKEAKSTLNQVSEVRGVDVRAAEAEVNAALVAVKKAQTELNQAYIRSPITGKVIKVNTRIGEQISDQGIVDLAETERMEVIAEIYQSDIGKIRSGQTATITGSAFKGEVRGKVRLIALKVDQQNIFSNQPGENWFFGLCYAMDGSYKG; this comes from the coding sequence ATGAAAGGTAAAACTTTTGTGAAACCAAATCAAAAGTTAATGATCGGGTTAATAGTATTAGGCACAGGATTATTAGGAATAACCACCTTTTATAGTCTTTCCCAAGTCGCCCCCAAACCCGAAACCAAAACTCCTGTCATTGCGTCGCCCACACCGCAAAAAATCACCGCTTTAGGCAGAATTGAACCGAGGACAGAAATTATCAGCATATCTGCCCCGATGTTGCTTGATTCCGATCGAGTCAAGCAATTATTAGTCGATGAAGGAGATAGCGTCAAAACCGGACAAATAATCGCCATTCTCGAAAGTCGGGAAAGATTAGAGGATAACCTGCGACAGGCACAAGAACAGGTGAAAGTAGCCACAGCCAAACTAGAACAGGTGAAAGCTGGCGCAAAAGTCGGCGAAATCGATGCTAATGCCGCTAACGTGCGAAAAATCGAAGCACAATGGTTAGGGGATCAAGCAACCCAACGGACAACCATCCAAAGATTAACAGCGCAATTAGAAGGGGATAGGGCTGCCCAAAAAGCGACAATTGCTAAATTAGAAGCAGAATATCGCAATGCCAAAGCTGAATTCGATCGCTACGAAAAACTCTATCAAGAAGGGGCAATTTCCGCCTCTAGTTTTGATAGTAAAAGACTGAATTTAGAAACCAGTAATCAACAACTAACAGAAGCAAAAGTTACCCTAGAGAGAATTGAAAGCACCGGTAAACAACAGATAGAAGAAGCCAAGACTACCCTAGCCCGGATTGAATCCACCGGTCAACAGCAGATCAAAGAGGCCAAATCCACTTTAAATCAAGTCTCGGAAGTGCGGGGAGTTGATGTGCGGGCAGCCGAAGCGGAGGTAAATGCTGCCCTAGTTGCCGTTAAAAAAGCCCAAACCGAGTTAAATCAGGCTTATATTCGATCGCCAATTACCGGCAAAGTGATTAAAGTCAATACCCGTATCGGGGAACAAATCAGCGATCAAGGAATTGTTGACCTTGCTGAAACCGAGCGCATGGAAGTAATTGCCGAAATCTATCAAAGCGATATCGGGAAAATTCGCTCTGGACAAACTGCCACGATTACCGGATCGGCGTTTAAGGGCGAAGTTAGGGGAAAAGTGCGCTTAATTGCTTTAAAAGTTGACCAACAAAATATCTTCAGCAATCAACCGGGAGAAAACTGGTTCTTCGGTTTGTGTTATGCAATGGACGGGAGTTATAAGGGGTGA
- the devC gene encoding ABC transporter permease DevC, which produces MKLTHLFKKTPLSWLQVTREKTRLIVAIAGIAFADFLIFTQLGFRDALFDASVKPHYVLNADLVLINPQFNTLFAVKSFSRDRLYQAKRVEGIQSIASVYIASAQWRNPETALERTTLVFGFDPSQRVFTLPEVNQKSSDLKMLNRVLYDQAGRPEFGPIADLLQKNPDLTVQLNKKEVQVAGIFTLGASFAADSNVISSDSTFLRLFPERQPHEIDIGLVKLQPGANIEAVKVNLQALFPKNEVIVLTLKEFAEKEKTYWANGTAIGFIFGLGAVVGFIVGIVIVYQILYSDVTDHLPEYATLKAMGYGDWYLVGVLMQEALLLAVLGYIPGFIVSLGVYHLASSATLLPIVMTTARAIEVLILTVIMCIASGIVAMGKLRTADPADIF; this is translated from the coding sequence ATGAAACTAACCCATCTATTCAAAAAAACGCCCCTATCTTGGTTACAGGTGACGCGAGAGAAAACCCGTTTGATCGTAGCTATTGCCGGGATTGCTTTTGCCGACTTCCTAATTTTCACGCAGTTGGGGTTTCGGGATGCCTTATTTGATGCTTCCGTTAAACCCCATTATGTCCTCAATGCGGATTTAGTCCTGATTAATCCCCAATTCAATACCCTCTTTGCTGTGAAAAGTTTCTCGCGCGATCGCTTGTACCAAGCTAAAAGAGTCGAGGGTATTCAATCTATAGCCTCAGTTTATATTGCTTCGGCCCAGTGGCGCAATCCCGAAACTGCCCTAGAAAGAACTACTTTAGTCTTTGGTTTTGATCCCAGTCAACGGGTTTTTACCCTCCCGGAAGTTAATCAAAAATCCAGTGATCTAAAGATGTTAAATCGCGTCTTGTACGATCAAGCAGGAAGGCCAGAATTCGGACCAATTGCCGATTTACTCCAGAAAAACCCCGATTTGACAGTTCAGTTAAATAAAAAAGAGGTACAGGTAGCGGGAATTTTTACCCTTGGTGCCTCCTTTGCTGCCGATAGTAACGTCATTAGCAGTGATTCTACCTTTTTAAGGCTCTTTCCCGAACGTCAACCCCACGAAATCGATATAGGACTGGTGAAACTGCAACCGGGGGCAAATATCGAAGCAGTTAAGGTCAATTTACAGGCACTTTTCCCTAAAAATGAAGTAATAGTCCTTACTTTAAAAGAATTTGCTGAAAAGGAAAAAACCTATTGGGCAAATGGTACAGCGATTGGTTTTATCTTTGGTTTAGGTGCAGTAGTCGGTTTTATCGTCGGTATCGTTATTGTCTATCAGATTCTCTATTCCGATGTCACCGATCACTTACCCGAATACGCTACCCTAAAAGCTATGGGTTACGGTGATTGGTATTTAGTCGGGGTTTTGATGCAAGAGGCTTTATTACTAGCCGTTTTGGGGTATATACCCGGGTTTATCGTTTCTCTCGGTGTTTATCATCTCGCTTCCTCCGCTACACTTTTACCCATAGTGATGACTACCGCTAGGGCGATCGAAGTTTTAATCCTAACAGTTATCATGTGTATTGCCTCTGGAATTGTCGCTATGGGCAAATTAAGGACAGCAGATCCAGCCGATATTTTTTAA
- a CDS encoding DevA family ABC transporter ATP-binding protein, protein MLIFQKERELEDFSPNEPVIAIKGLNHYFGTGELKKQVLYDIDLEIKAGEVVIMTGPSGSGKTTLLSLLGGLRSAQAGSLKILGQEMLGIGKGKMLKIRRQIGYIFQAHNLLKFLTAKQNVRMSLELHEEFLEQDLDQKAAAILESVGLGNRVDYYPHDLSGGQKQRVAIARALVSHPKLVLADEPTAALDKQSGRDVVEIMQKLAKEQGCTILLVTHDNRILDIADRIVNMEDGRLGD, encoded by the coding sequence ATGCTGATTTTTCAAAAAGAGCGAGAATTAGAGGATTTTAGCCCTAATGAACCCGTAATTGCCATTAAAGGCTTAAATCACTATTTTGGCACGGGGGAATTAAAAAAACAGGTTTTATACGATATCGATCTGGAAATTAAAGCGGGGGAAGTAGTGATTATGACCGGTCCTTCGGGATCGGGGAAAACTACTTTATTGAGTTTACTGGGAGGTTTGCGATCGGCACAAGCGGGCAGTTTAAAAATTCTCGGCCAAGAAATGTTAGGAATTGGTAAGGGCAAAATGCTGAAAATTCGCCGACAAATTGGCTATATTTTTCAAGCACATAATTTACTAAAATTCCTCACAGCGAAACAAAACGTAAGGATGTCTTTGGAACTGCACGAGGAGTTTTTAGAACAAGATCTCGATCAAAAAGCGGCGGCAATTCTGGAGTCAGTGGGTTTAGGCAACCGCGTTGATTATTATCCCCATGATCTATCAGGGGGACAAAAACAACGGGTTGCGATCGCTCGCGCCCTCGTCAGTCATCCCAAATTAGTCCTCGCCGATGAACCGACCGCGGCCTTAGATAAACAATCCGGGCGGGATGTGGTGGAAATCATGCAGAAATTGGCAAAAGAACAAGGTTGCACGATTTTACTTGTCACCCACGATAACCGGATTCTCGACATCGCCGATCGCATTGTCAATATGGAGGATGGTCGTTTAGGCGATTAA